Within Pseudomonas cichorii, the genomic segment CGTCGTGACCTATCGGGACCTGGCAGCAACGCCGGTACCGCATCTGTCCGCCGCTTATCTCACGGCTCTACAAGCCACAGGCGTTGATCACTCGCCGGAGATACAACGCGACCTTGAGATTGGTGCGGCCACCTTGCAGGAGTTTCAGGCTGCCGACACCATCGTGATAGGTGTCGCGTTCTACAACTTCACCGTGCCTACACAACTCAAGGCCTGGATCGACCGGGTTCTTGTGGCAGGCCAGACCTTCCGCTACACGGAGCAAGGGCCTGAAGGACTGGCGGGTGGAAAACGTGTCATCCTGGCGGTCGCACGTGGCGGTAACTATGGACCAGACTCGCCGATTGCCAGTATGGAACATGGCGAAACCTACCTGCGCACCGCGCTCAACTTCATCGGCATCACCAACCCCGAGGTCATCCTGGCCGAGGGTGTTGCCTTCGGCCCCGATCAGCGTGCTGCTGCGATTAGCGCCGCCGAGCAGCGGATTGCCGAGCTTTCTGTCTGATTCCGTAATACCGTCCCTGTCGGGCCGACCAGACCAAATCCATCTCGCTTACTTCTCCTCCGTAGCCAATCCAGGCTGGCCGCAATGGCTACCTGGACTCGGCGCATACGCCCAGCTTGACGACATTGCTGCGACACGCCAGCGATACGATCTGACTCCTCAAAAAACGCAGGTAGCCCAGGGATGATTTCAGCCTTGGGCACCACCAGCGGTACTTCTTCTTCCCGATACTCCCCCCAACTTAGAACACACCCCTATGACAGTAAAAAACTGTGCGCCCAATACCAAATCAACAGACGAACACCAACGTAACCTGGCAATTGCGGCGCTGAGCCTGTTTGTCTTGCTGGTTGTCGGGGCTATTTTCTGGCAGGTGTTGTATCTGCGGGACGTTCCACCCTCAGAGCCGACCACTGATGCCCTGATAGCAATGACGGTTACCGATGCGCCCGTGCGGTTGGCTGAATGGCCGGTCCATTTGAATGCCTCCGGTGCAATTGAGCCATGGCAGGAGGCGGTTATCGGCGCACAGGTCAGTGGGGTTCGACTCACTGAGTTGCTTGTTGGCCCGGGGGATGTGGTGCGTCGAGGCCAAGTGTTGGCGCGATTTGAAACCGAGGCCTTGCGCGCCGATGTTGCGCAATTGCATGCGGCACTCAGGCAGTCGAAAGCTCTGGCTGTACAAGCGGTTGC encodes:
- a CDS encoding FMN-dependent NADH-azoreductase, whose product is MNILHLDSSILGAHSVSRALSTQIVAKLQSETPNAVVTYRDLAATPVPHLSAAYLTALQATGVDHSPEIQRDLEIGAATLQEFQAADTIVIGVAFYNFTVPTQLKAWIDRVLVAGQTFRYTEQGPEGLAGGKRVILAVARGGNYGPDSPIASMEHGETYLRTALNFIGITNPEVILAEGVAFGPDQRAAAISAAEQRIAELSV